In one window of Anser cygnoides isolate HZ-2024a breed goose chromosome 3, Taihu_goose_T2T_genome, whole genome shotgun sequence DNA:
- the TCF21 gene encoding transcription factor 21, with amino-acid sequence MSTGSLSDVEDLQEVEMLECDGLKMDTNKEFGASNESNEEGSNGENGSPQKGRGASGKRKKAPPKKSPLNGVSQEGKQVQRNAANARERARMRVLSKAFSRLKTTLPWVPPDTKLSKLDTLRLASSYIAHLRQILANDKYENGYIHPVNLTWPFMVAGKPESDLKEVVNTNRLCGPTAS; translated from the exons ATGTCCACTGGGTCCCTCAGTGATGTGGAAGATCTTCAGGAggtggagatgctggagtgcGATGGCCTGAAAATGGATACTAACAAAGAGTTCGGGGCGTCCAACGAGAGCAACGAGGAAGGATCCAATGGCGAGAATGGCTCCCCTCAGAAGGGGAGAGGGGCCTCgggcaagaggaaaaaagctcCCCCCAAGAAGAGTCCTTTAAATGGAGTGAGCCAGGAGGGAAAGCAGGTCCAGAGAAACGCTGCCAACGCCAGGGAGAGGGCGAGGATGAGGGTCCTTAGcaaagccttctccaggctTAAGACCACCCTGCCCTGGGTGCCCCCAGACACCAAGCTTTCCAAACTGGACACCTTGAGGTTGGCCTCCAGCTACATCGCTCACCTGAGACAGATCCTGGCCAATGACAAGTACGAAAATGGCTACATCCACCCGGTCAACCTG ACCTGGCCTTTTATGGTAGCCGGCAAACCCGAGAGTGACCTGAAAGAAGTGGTGAACACAAACCGCTTGTGCGGCCCGACGGCATCCTGA